One genomic region from Bacteroidales bacterium encodes:
- a CDS encoding T9SS type A sorting domain-containing protein translates to MKNIIFQLLLVCLPTLLAGQNYRWEVIHGVPTRNESARHVMEDYDKGLFVSGRSWIGYEGDAWSIKTDVNGNLLYDKKLKHEEYTLITNQACFDSDGNKYLCGMVQTKTAQWPYVSMLDVCGNLVWCKMLDDDNFSHGFSPSLLINSNNELIVLVWYEGNSDFKIHLVAFDLSGNQLWKKPYASKHKYPLMEFPHIEHLLYFKGSYYMAGYCYYPFPNNPNHMWLRPLFIGIDSSFKEKFVIPFMVEDSVIGMAGSLFPVNDSIIMAVGARYTLPALYEIASSMMFIKTDGKELKYVDIPNDSIGSDVITSSAGEIERINDSLLLMISFFGPDKVDNPIGEIIIDTSGNVYKFHTESSFYPITIALHKTYDDNFVLAGAKKQNNSLWFDILLRKINADLESVAFDTTQRVYDSLCPHTIQSSTLDLTACLTPVNVNELPPPDVYYESLRWIPVKAYPNPVTHGKLTLEFANTGHHQNMELRCFDNLGRIVHSQKVYKDQQDTELQVSAWAPGVYLAIVFSNGEARGKAKFIIQ, encoded by the coding sequence ATGAAAAATATCATATTTCAACTCTTATTGGTATGCCTGCCTACGCTGCTGGCGGGGCAAAACTACCGGTGGGAAGTTATCCACGGGGTACCCACACGCAATGAATCGGCGCGTCATGTCATGGAGGATTACGACAAGGGTTTGTTTGTTTCAGGTCGCAGTTGGATTGGCTACGAAGGGGATGCCTGGAGCATAAAGACGGATGTAAACGGAAACCTCCTATACGATAAAAAACTAAAGCATGAAGAATATACTCTGATAACCAATCAGGCTTGCTTTGATAGCGATGGGAATAAATATTTGTGTGGGATGGTACAAACAAAGACAGCCCAATGGCCCTATGTATCCATGCTGGATGTATGTGGCAACCTTGTGTGGTGTAAGATGCTGGATGATGATAATTTTAGCCATGGCTTTTCCCCTTCCCTGCTCATAAATAGCAACAATGAATTGATTGTATTGGTATGGTATGAAGGGAACTCTGACTTTAAAATTCATTTAGTAGCTTTTGATTTGTCAGGTAATCAGCTATGGAAGAAACCTTACGCTTCCAAGCATAAATATCCATTAATGGAGTTTCCCCACATAGAACACTTATTGTATTTTAAAGGGAGCTATTACATGGCTGGATATTGCTACTATCCATTTCCGAATAATCCTAATCATATGTGGCTACGCCCGTTGTTTATTGGCATAGATAGTTCCTTTAAAGAGAAATTCGTTATTCCTTTCATGGTTGAAGACAGTGTCATTGGGATGGCTGGCAGCTTGTTTCCTGTAAATGATAGCATTATTATGGCTGTGGGTGCAAGATACACTCTACCAGCGTTATATGAGATTGCTTCGTCCATGATGTTTATAAAAACAGATGGAAAGGAATTGAAGTATGTAGATATTCCAAACGACTCTATAGGTTCAGATGTAATAACCAGTTCCGCTGGCGAAATTGAAAGAATCAATGATTCTCTTCTTTTAATGATTTCCTTTTTTGGACCGGATAAAGTAGATAATCCAATTGGTGAAATTATTATTGATACTTCCGGGAATGTTTATAAGTTTCACACTGAATCATCATTTTATCCTATAACCATAGCGCTACATAAAACCTATGATGATAACTTTGTTTTAGCAGGTGCTAAGAAACAAAACAACTCTTTGTGGTTCGACATACTCCTGCGCAAAATAAATGCAGACCTGGAGTCGGTTGCTTTTGATACTACGCAGCGGGTGTACGACAGCTTGTGTCCGCACACCATCCAGTCGTCAACTTTAGACCTTACCGCCTGCCTTACGCCGGTAAATGTAAATGAGTTGCCACCACCGGATGTTTACTACGAGAGCCTGCGCTGGATACCGGTAAAGGCGTATCCCAACCCGGTAACACACGGAAAGCTAACGCTGGAGTTTGCCAACACCGGCCACCACCAAAATATGGAGCTGCGCTGCTTCGACAACCTGGGCAGAATAGTGCACAGCCAAAAGGTTTACAAAGACCAGCAGGATACCGAACTGCAGGTTTCAGCCTGGGCACCGGGTGTGTATCTCGCTATCGTTTTCAGCAATGGTGAAGCGAGAGGAAAGGCGAAGTTTATTATTCAATAA
- a CDS encoding T9SS type A sorting domain-containing protein, with product MKQIYFLIAAILILASAANKQAVGQPPGSSEPLVISSDTWFTGEIFACNDIIVEPGVTLTLLSGCVLHMPADHKMVVQRQAKLFVLGATITDSGDGYWEGIEVWGNNNASSLFFQGYVSLRYGGTVSNAKCAVKATRIRENSDDTMWEYSGGYVRVDDGNLINNTVAAWFYPYSAGSSFSEFLNCNVTISDGYGGAQPPDALFKMQLINGIGFTNVTIADNRMAAPMVLTGIEATGSRFLVNGTNNAGVYTTTFSNLLYGIKVLGTQPLNKVTVDECGFYNNVRGVYSSGTTGDKIVLCHFEPWQNASPFYENYGVYLDQCTGYQVEENSFINPQPSVRRGNGIVINRSGSNPNEIYRNILVGLDYGIVAQNENRSRSGLTGLCIKCNDFDVCNNDIVITIPTGLETPEQGIAAHQGAGTEDPKDMAGNLFYIESPRPDGDFDDINNQANHIIYYVPNNALPSNPRLIPVDYTRHSVTVVDVLNDWTFELGCPSHLVGGGGNNNTEALLATINEAASNADSLQSILDALTDAGNTPQLEAEVFGSTPPETMELYSLLMNTSPWLSDTVVSAAINKEEVLPGALMRDIMVANPHSAKSEYLLQQLADRWEPLPDYMIAQILQGRSLVSLREETGAKLAAWQLKKSSAFSALAASFLADTLDAAAALTDLYILLESDDALHSKYLLAFLKLQHNATQAGAAVLSGIPASFDLTAAQQQAHEQLAAYYQLQAELQADTLHVLQPDNLALAQLSGMVAAGNGLSAVFSRNVLRALAMTEYLEPVILPDMYKAAEAADTYNKLLEAKPPQYLMVKPNPAKDYVILSYQMENEGMAGIEVRSQQGHLVYAGQTGNMQDELTLDTRGWKPGLYVVSLMRNGKLIESTKFTLAR from the coding sequence ATGAAACAGATTTATTTTTTAATAGCTGCCATTTTGATTTTGGCGTCGGCAGCAAATAAGCAGGCCGTTGGACAACCGCCTGGCTCTTCTGAACCCCTCGTCATTAGCAGCGACACCTGGTTTACGGGCGAAATATTTGCCTGCAACGACATTATTGTGGAACCGGGGGTAACATTAACCCTGTTATCGGGCTGTGTTCTGCACATGCCGGCAGACCATAAAATGGTGGTGCAACGGCAGGCAAAATTATTCGTATTGGGCGCTACCATTACCGACAGCGGTGATGGCTACTGGGAAGGCATAGAGGTGTGGGGCAACAACAATGCATCGAGCCTGTTTTTCCAGGGATATGTTAGTTTAAGATATGGAGGTACGGTTTCAAATGCCAAATGTGCTGTTAAAGCCACCAGAATACGCGAAAACAGCGATGATACGATGTGGGAATATTCAGGCGGGTATGTGCGGGTTGATGACGGTAACCTGATTAACAATACAGTAGCAGCCTGGTTTTATCCCTATAGTGCAGGGTCGTCCTTCAGCGAATTTCTGAATTGTAACGTAACCATCAGCGATGGCTACGGCGGTGCCCAGCCACCCGATGCGCTGTTTAAAATGCAACTCATCAATGGTATTGGTTTTACCAATGTAACAATTGCTGACAACCGAATGGCTGCTCCTATGGTACTTACCGGCATAGAAGCCACAGGCTCCCGGTTTTTGGTAAATGGAACCAACAATGCCGGGGTTTACACCACTACTTTCAGCAACCTGTTGTATGGCATCAAGGTGCTGGGTACCCAGCCACTGAACAAGGTAACAGTGGACGAATGCGGATTTTACAACAACGTACGGGGCGTTTATTCCTCTGGAACAACCGGCGACAAAATAGTGCTGTGCCACTTTGAACCTTGGCAAAATGCAAGCCCCTTTTATGAGAACTATGGGGTGTATCTAGACCAGTGTACCGGCTACCAGGTAGAAGAAAACAGCTTTATCAACCCACAGCCTTCGGTGCGGCGGGGCAATGGTATTGTGATAAACCGCTCGGGAAGCAACCCCAACGAAATCTATCGCAACATTCTTGTGGGGCTTGACTATGGCATTGTAGCGCAAAACGAGAACCGGAGCCGCAGCGGCCTCACCGGCCTGTGCATAAAGTGTAACGACTTTGATGTGTGCAACAACGACATTGTGATCACGATCCCCACCGGCCTCGAAACGCCCGAACAGGGCATTGCCGCCCACCAGGGCGCCGGAACAGAAGATCCCAAGGATATGGCGGGTAACCTCTTTTATATCGAAAGCCCCAGACCCGATGGTGACTTTGACGACATTAACAACCAGGCCAATCATATAATTTACTATGTTCCTAATAATGCGTTACCCTCAAATCCAAGACTAATACCAGTGGATTATACGCGTCATTCTGTTACTGTTGTTGATGTCCTAAATGATTGGACTTTTGAATTGGGCTGCCCGTCACATCTTGTAGGAGGCGGCGGTAACAACAACACTGAAGCCTTGCTGGCCACTATAAATGAGGCTGCCAGCAATGCCGATTCATTGCAAAGCATCCTTGATGCACTAACGGATGCCGGCAATACACCACAACTGGAGGCAGAAGTATTTGGCAGCACGCCACCCGAAACTATGGAGCTGTATAGCCTGCTGATGAATACCTCACCCTGGCTTTCGGATACGGTGGTAAGTGCTGCGATAAATAAAGAGGAGGTATTGCCAGGAGCGCTGATGCGCGACATCATGGTTGCCAACCCCCACAGCGCCAAGTCGGAGTACCTATTGCAACAATTAGCCGACCGCTGGGAGCCTTTACCCGATTATATGATTGCGCAGATATTGCAGGGACGCAGCCTTGTATCGTTGCGCGAAGAAACAGGGGCAAAACTGGCAGCATGGCAGCTTAAGAAAAGCAGTGCTTTCAGCGCACTGGCAGCCTCCTTTCTGGCCGACACCCTCGATGCTGCAGCAGCGCTAACTGATTTATATATTTTGCTCGAAAGCGATGATGCACTGCACAGCAAATATCTGCTGGCGTTTTTGAAGCTACAGCACAACGCCACGCAGGCGGGCGCAGCCGTTTTGAGCGGCATACCTGCCTCGTTTGATCTGACTGCCGCACAACAACAGGCACATGAGCAACTGGCTGCTTACTACCAACTTCAGGCCGAATTGCAGGCAGATACCCTGCACGTGTTGCAACCCGATAACCTGGCGTTAGCCCAACTAAGCGGGATGGTAGCAGCGGGTAACGGGCTGTCGGCAGTATTTTCACGGAACGTGCTGCGTGCCTTGGCGATGACGGAATACCTCGAACCGGTGATTCTGCCGGATATGTACAAGGCTGCCGAAGCCGCCGATACCTATAACAAGCTGCTTGAGGCAAAGCCGCCGCAATACCTGATGGTGAAGCCTAACCCGGCAAAGGATTATGTGATACTTAGCTACCAGATGGAAAACGAAGGTATGGCAGGCATCGAAGTAAGGAGCCAGCAGGGCCATCTTGTATATGCCGGCCAAACCGGGAACATGCAGGACGAGCTAACCCTCGATACCCGTGGCTGGAAGCCGGGATTGTATGTGGTGTCGCTGATGCGCAACGGAAAGCTGATCGAAAGTACCAAATTTACTTTAGCCCGTTAG